A window from Salarias fasciatus chromosome 11, fSalaFa1.1, whole genome shotgun sequence encodes these proteins:
- the psmc4 gene encoding 26S proteasome regulatory subunit 6B yields the protein MEEVVSVEKSPEEMPAILSSRPQTGLSFLAPEPEDLEDLYSRYKKLQQELEFLEVQEEYIKDEQKNLKKEFLHAQEEVKRIQSIPLVIGQFLEAVDQNTAIVGSTTGSNYYVRILSTIDRELLKPNASVALHKHSNALVDVLPPEADSSIMMLTSDQKPDVMYADIGGMDIQKQEVREAVELPLTHFELYKQIGIDPPRGVLMYGPPGCGKTMLAKAVAHHTTAAFIRVVGSEFVQKYLGEGPRMVRDVFRLAKENAPAIIFIDEIDAIATKRFDAQTGADREVQRILLELLNQMDGFDQNVNVKVIMATNRADTLDPALLRPGRLDRKIEFPLPDRRQKRLIFSTITSKMNLSEEVDLEDYVARPDKISGADINSICQEAGMLAVRENRYIVLAKDFEKAYKTVIKKDEQEHEFYK from the exons ATGGAGGAGGTAGTGTCCGTGGAGAAGAGCCCG GAGGAGATGCCGGCCATCCTGAGCTCCAGACCCCAGACGGGCCTGTCCTTCCTGGCCCCGGAACCAGAAGACCTGGAGGACCTCTACAGCCGATACAAG aagctgcagcaggagctggagttcctggaggtgcaggaggagtACATCAAAGACGAGCAGAAGAACCTGAAGAAGGAGTTCCTCCATGcccaggaggaggtgaagcgGATCCAGAGCATCCCGCTGGTCATTGGACAGTTCCTGGAGGCCGTGGACCAGAACACGGCCATCGTGGGCTCCACCACag GCTCGAACTACTACGTGCGGATCCTGAGCACTATCGACCGGGAGCTGCTGAAGCCCAACGCCTCAGTGgctctgcacaaacacagcaacGCCCTGGTGGACGTCCTGCCGCCCGAGGCCGACAGCAGCATCATGATGCTGACCTCCG accAGAAGCCAGACGTCATGTACGCCGACATCGGAGGGATGGACATCCAGAAGCAGGAGGTCCGGGAGGCAGTGGAGCTGCCGCTCACACACTTTGAGCTCTACAAACAG atCGGGATCGACCCCCCCCGAGGCGTCCTCATGTACGGCCCCCCCGGCTGCGGGAAGACCATGTTGGCCAAAGCCGTGGCTCACCACACCACAG CGGCCTTCATCCGGGTGGTGGGGTCGGAGTTCGTGCAGAAGTACCTGGGGGAGGGGCCCCGCATGGTGCGGGACGTCTTCCGGCTGGCCAAGGAGAACGCCCCCGCCATCATCTTCATCGACGAGATCGACGCCATCGCCACCAAGCGCTTCGATGCCCAGACCGGCG ctGACAGGGAGGTTCAGAGgatcctgctggagctcctcaATCAGATGGACGGCTTCGACCAGAACGTCAACGTCAAG GTGATCATGGCGACCAACCGGGCCGACACCCTGGACCCGGCCCTGCTGCGGCCCGGGCGCCTGGACCGCAAGATCGAGTTCCCGCTGCCGGACCGGCGCCAGAAGCGTCTCATCTTCTCCACCATCACCAGCAAGATGAACCTGTCTGAGGAGGTGGACCTGGAGGACT ATGTGGCCCGACCGGACAAGATCTCTGGAGCCGACATCAACTCCATCTGCCAggag GCCGGCATGCTGGCGGTGCGGGAGAACCGCTACATCGTTCTGGCCAAAGACTTCGAGAAGGCGTACAAGACGGTGATCAAGAAGGACGAGCAGGAGCACGAGTTCTACAAGTag